The bacterium genome includes the window CGCAGGTTCCGCTTTCCGAGTTGCATGATCATATCGGGAGGGTTGTTGTTCCCACCGAAGATACCGTCGAAATGAAAGATGGAAAAAAACGGACTTCAAAACGTAAGTTCCTGCCTTCATATGTCCTTATCGAAATGGAAATGAACAGCGATACACAGTATTTCGTCAATAATGTTCCGGGTGTGACGAGTTTTGTGGGACCGGGCCGCAGGCCGGAGCGGCTGAAAAAATCCGAAGTAGACCGGATTCTCGGCCAGATCGACTCCGGAAAGTCACGCGAGGTGCCTGCCATGAAGTTCAATACGGGTGATAAGGTAAAGGTGATAGATGGTCCTTTCAGTGATTTTGCGGGAACTATTGAAGAAACAAACCCATTGAAAAGCAAGGTGAAGGTTACCGTTTCGATTTTCGGACGGCCAACCCCTGTTGAGCTCGATGTGCTTCAGATAGAGCTGTTGAAATCAGCGAAATAGCCGGTGTACGAACTGTAACGGGATGCTTCTGACTGATACTATATATAAATTTTATATGTCGATCGAATAAAGGAGTTGCGTACGTGGCAAAAAAAGAGATAGCAACGATAAAACTTCAGCTACCGGCCGGACAGGCGAATCCGTCTCCCCCTGTCGGCCCGGCGCTTGGAGCCCATGGTGTCAATATCATGGAGTTCTGCAAGGCATATAACGCCAAAACCCAGCAGCAGACAGGGACAATCATTCCGGTGGTAATCACCGTCTACAGCGACCGCTCGTTTACGTTTGTAACTAAAACGCCTCCTGCCTCGACGCTGCTTGTAAAAGCGGCGAAGGTTCCGAAGGGATCGAGTATGCCGAACCGTGACAAGGTCGGAAAGGTCACGCTGCAACAGGTACGCGAGATCGCTGAGCTGAAGATGAAGGATTTGAATGCAAGCAGTGTGGAAAGCGCCATGGAAATGGTCAAGGGCACTGCTCGGAGTATGGGTATTCTTGTTGAGTAGTTTATCTGCTATCGATGGTTACCGGCCGGGGAATCAGCGTAAACGTGATTGAACGCCGTCGGATACCGAGCGAGAGCTTAACAGTAAAGGGAGTATTATATGAAACGGGGGAAAACGTACAAGGAAGCTGCGGTGCTCGTTGACCGCGCTGTCTTTTATCTCCTAGATGATGGTATCGAGCTTCTGCACAAACTCCCGTCTGCAAAATTCGATGAAACAGTTGAATGTGCTATCCGGCTGGGAGTTGACCCGCGGCATGCGGACCAGATGGTACGGAGCACCGTGGTTCTGCCGCATGGAACCGGCCGGACAGTACGTGTGCTTGTTTTTACCAAAGGCGAGAGCGAAAAAGAGGCAAAAGATGCAGGAGCCGATTATGTGGGTGCGGAAGACCTTGCCGAAAAGATTCAGGCGGGCTGGGTTGATTTTGATGTTGCCATTGCCACGCCCGATATGATGAAAATAGTCGGCCGTCTCGGAAAGGTGCTCGGACCGAGAGGAATCATGCCAAGCCCCAAATCCGGAACCGTCACAAGCGATGTTGCCCAGGCAGTCCATGACGCCAAGGCCGGAAAGATCGAGTTCAGGGTTGACAAGGCGGGCAATGTGCAGGTTCCTGTCGGGAAAAAATCGTTTGAAAACAACCGGCTCAAGGATAACATTGTTGCCTTGATGGATGCGATAGTGAGGGTAAAACCCGCATCGGCAAAAGGCACGTATGTCAAGAGCGTTACAATTTCTTCAACGATGAGCCCGGGAATCAGAATAGATAAGACTGCTCTTTTGCAGTCGCTGGGCAGTTGATAAGGTAAGAATATTTTTTTCGCTCGTAGGTCCTGATTCTCCTGCGGATTTGCGATTATGCAGTATCAGGGAGGAAGTGCATGAAAAAAGAGGAAAAACAGCAGGTTGTCGAGGAGTTTATCGGCATATTCGATAAACCCGGCGTTTACCTGATGGATTTCAAGGGATTGAACGTTGCCGAGATCACGGAGCTCAGGAGCCGGCTCCGCGATGCAAACGTATCCATGAAAGTGGTTAAAAATACGCTTGCCAAACGAGCCCTGAAGAGTGTGGGCGTTGCAGGTCTCGACAGTTATCTGGTCGGGCCGACCGGCGTAGTGTGGTCAAAGGAAGATTCGGTAGTACCTGCGAAAGTCCTCCTTGACTTTTTGAAGAAACATGATAAGGGCACGATAAAGGCGGGTCTTGTCGATGGTACTGTTGTAAAGGATAACGAAATCGTAATCCTGTCGAACCTGCCCTCGAAGCATGAACTGTATGCAAAAGTCGCTTCGGTGCTGAATGCTCCTATTGTCAAGCTTGCGATGGTTTTAAACGGAATACCTGTAAAATTCGTTCGTACTGTTGACGCCCTCCGTGAGAAAAGGGCGAACGAGGTTTAATAACAGCATATACGAGAATAATCACAATTAAATTCATATTTCGCGGCGGCTGTGCCGTTGCGATGAACGTACAATAAGCGGAGGATTATTATGGCAGAAGACAAAATCAAAAAACTCGTCGATCAGATCGGCGAATTGACCGTTATCGAGCTTTCAGAACTCGTCAAGGCTATCGAAGATAAATTCGGCGTCGAAGCTGCTGCTCCTGTTATGATGGCTGGCGCTCCCGCAGCCGGTGCAGGCGCCGAAGCAGCTCCTGCCGCTGAAGAGAAGACAGAGTTCGATGTCATGCTCACGGTAATAGGCGAGAAGAAAATCCAGGTTATCAAGGTTGTCCGCGAGCTGACCGGTCTCGGCCTCAAGGAAGCCAAGGACCTTGTTGAAGCCACACCGGGCAAAGTACTCGAAGGCGTGGATAAAGCCGCTGCGGAGACAGCGAAGACCAAACTCGAGGAGCAGGGCGCTACTGTGGAAGTCAAATAATTGATTTTACAGAGCTTACATTTCAATACGTTTGTTCTTAATACGGAATCCGGAATGAGTTTATAGCGATAAAAACCATGCCCGGATTTCCGCTTTTTACCGGATTGCCCTTCTTGACCGGTATTAACCTTTTGCATGAGCGGGAGCGTGATAAACGTGCAAGACAAAAATAGAATCGAGAGGCTGTCATTTGAGAAGATTCAAACTGTCGTTGATATGCCGTACCTTCTCGATCTTCAGATTTCATCGTTTAATAACTTTCTGCAGCCCGACATAGCACCATCGAAACGCCGCGATCAGGGTCTTCAGGGAGTTTTCAAATCAATATTCCCAATCAGCGATGTCCACAATACGATGATACTCGAGTATGTTGATTACTCGATTGGTGTACCGAAATATTCGATAGAAGAGTGCGTTGAGCGCGACATGACCTTTGCCGCTCCGCTCAAAGCGACTCTCAGGCTTATAACCAACGAGAAGCAGGGCGGGGAACAGGTCGTCAAGGATATCATCTCGCAGCAGGTCTTTCTGGGCGAGCTGCCCCTCATGACCAGATCGGGAACGTTTATTATAAACGGTGCTGAACGGGTTATCGTCAGCCAGCTTCACCGGTCGCCCGGTGTATTCTTTGGCGAGGAAACCCATCCGAACGGCAAGCTCTTGTTCAGCGCCCGGATCATTCCCTACCGCGGGAGCTGGGTCGAGTTTTCGATGGACATCAACGATGTGATGTATGCCCATATCGACCGTAAGCGTAAATTCCCCGCGACCATGCTTCTGAGAGCATTCGGTTACTCGACCGATGCGAGTATCTACCGCCTCTTCTTCAATACCATCAAGGTTCCCATCGGCAAAGTCGAAGAGAGCATGATCTGCATGGAAAAGATCATCGATACCGGGACCGGCGAGGTTATTGTCGATGAAGGAGAGCTCATTACCAGCGGTCATATCGAAACGCTCAAAAACATGAAAGTCATGCAGCTCGATGTGCTTGAATATGACCGTATTAAAGATGCGACAGTGCTGGAAAACACGCTCAGCCGTGACCCATCGAAGAACGAAGAGGAAGCGCTTCATCGCATTTACACTCTCTTACGGCCGGGGGACCCCCCGAATATCGATACCGCCCGTAATCTTATAGAGCGCATGTTTTTCAACCCGAAACGCTATAATCTCGGCGATGTCGGCCGTTACCGCATGGCACACCGGCTCGGAACCTGGGGTATGAAAGAGGAGCCCACGGTTCTGACCCGTGATGACTTCATTGCCATCATCAAATATATGCTCGGTTTGTGCATCGAAAAAGAGGGTCACTATACCGATGATATCGATCATCTCGGAAACAGGCGTGTGCGCTCGGTCGGCGAGCTTCTCGGCAACCAGTTCAATGTAGGATTGTCCCGTCTTGCCCGAACCATCAAGGAGCGGATGAGTCTCCAGAACGATGAAAAGAAGCTGACCCCGCACGACCTTGTCAATGCACGGACAGTCTCGACAGTGATCGCTTCATTCTTTGGGTCGAGCCAGCTCAGTCAGTTCATGGACCAGATCAATCCGCTTGCCGAGCTTACCCACAAACGCCGTCTTTCGGCGCTCGGTCCCGGGGGTCTGACCCGCGAACGGGCTGGTTTCGAGGTTCGCGACGTTCATCATACCCATTACGGACGCGTATGTCCCATCGAGACGCCTGAAGGCCCGAATATCGGTCTGATATCGTACCTTGCAACCCATGCCCGCGTCAATGAATTCGGATTTCTCGAGACGCCATACCGCAAGGTCAGAAATGGTAAAGTAGCGAATCTGATCGAATATCTGAGCGCCGATGTCGAGGACAAGTTTACCATCGCTCAGGCGAATGCGCCGCTCAACAAGGACGGCTCGTTTGTCAGGAATATCATTAAGGCGCGCAAACGTGATGATTACCCTCTTGTGACACCTGAAGAGGTTGATTTTATCGATGTGTCTCCGAAGCAGCTTGTCGGTGTCGCCGCCTCGCTTATTCCGTTCCTCGAGCACGACGATGCAAACAGGGCGCTCATGGGTTCGAACATGCAGCGTCAGGCCGTGCCTCTCCTGAGGCCGCAGGCGCCCCTTGTCGGCACCGGTATGGAGCGTAAGGTGGCGGTCGATTCGGGCGCCATGATCATCAGTGAGGATTATGGTATGGTAACCGCAGTTTCCGGAGACCGTATCATTGTTAAACGTGATGAAGAAGAGGTGACTCCCGAAACAGTCTTTGACACACGTGATATAGATAAAGTATTTAATCTGACCAAATTCAAGCGTTCAAACCAGGACACCTGCATCAATCAGCGAGCCCTTGTGAGACCGGGTGACCGCGTGGAGCCGGGAACTATCCTTGCCGACGGTCATGCGACCGACAACGGAGACCTGGCCCTTGGAGCGAACGTGCTTGTGGCGTTTCTCCCCTGGTATGGGTACAACTTCGAGGATGCGATTGTCATCAGTGAAGGGCTTGCCAAGCGGGATGTTTTCACCTCGATTCATATCGAGGAGTTCGAACTCCAGGTTCGCGATACCAAGCGCGGGACCGAAGAGCTCACTAAGGAGCTTCCGAATGTGTCCGAGGACGCTGTCAAGGACCTCGACGAAAACGGTGTTATCCGTGTTGGCGCCGAGGTCAAGGCCGGCGATATTCTTGTCGGCAAGGTCACTCCCAAGGGTGAGACCGAGCTTTCGCCGGAAGAACGTCTTCTCAAGGCAATTTTCGGTGAAAAAGCCGGCGATGTCCGTGATGCTTCTCTCAAGGTTCCACCCGGAATCGAGGGTGTTGTTATCGACACCCGTGTTTTCTCGCGGAAAGAACGTGATGAAAAAACACGCCGCCGTGACAAGGAAATGATCGAGAGAATCAAAAAGGATTTCCAGTCGAAAATCGCTCATATCCATGAGTTGAGAACCCAGGAGATGACCAAGATTCTCTATTCGAGCAAGTCGGGTTCCAATTTTGTCAATACCGACACAGGCGAGATTTTCCTCGAAGGAGGGAAAACCTTCACCAAAAAAACCCTCTCGGTGCTGGATTTCGATAAAATCATTCCCGAAGGGGCATGGTCAACCGACGACGATGTGAACGAACGGGTTGAAAAAACACTGAGCGCCGCTGCCAACGAACTCCGTATTCTCGAAGAGAAAATGGACCGCGAAATCGAGAAAATCCAGCGCGGCGATGAGCTTTCTCCGGGAATCGCTCAGCTTGTCAAGGTACGCATAGCCCGTAAACGCAAAGTCCAGGTGGGCGATAAGATGGCCGGCCGCCATGGAAACAAAGGCGTCGTTGCCAAAATCGTACCCGACGAGGATATGCCGTACCTCGAGGATGGCACACCGGTCGACATCGTGCTCAATCCGCTCGGTGTCCCCTCGCGTATGAATCTCGGGCAGATTCTCGAAACTCATCTCGGCTGGGCTGGAAGCAAACTGGGTAAATATTTCCAGTCGCCCGTTTTTGACGGCGCTACATGGGATGAGATTAAAGAGGAACTCAAAAAGGCGGGACTTCCCCTTACCGGGAAAACCCCCGTCTATGACGGCCGCACCGGCGAGGCTTTTGACCACGATGTCACAGTCGGAGTCATCTATATTCTCAAACTTCTCCATCTCGTTGCCGATAAAATCCACGCCCGGAGTATCGGGCCGTACTCCCTTGTCACCCAGCAGCCTCTCGGCGGCAAGGCTCAGTTCGGCGGGCAGCGTTTTGGTGAAATGGAGGTCTGGGCTCTCGAAGCATACGGGGCAGCCCATATCCTTCAGGAGATGATAACCGTTAAATCGGACGATGTTGTCGGAAGGTCCCGCATCTATGAAGCCGTCGTCAAGGGCGAAAATCCCCCGGAACCAGGCGTGCCCGAATCCTTCAACGTCCTTGTAAAAGAACTTCAGAGCCTCGGACTCGATGTCCAGCTCCTCAAGGATGGCGAAGTTGTCATGTGAACCCACACGTTTCATGAGACCTTGACGGAAGAAAACACCTGTCGAACCATGAAACGGAAGATGATAAGTAAAATGAAATTCCATATAGATTAAGAGCAGTTTTCAGCAAGAACAAAACGGTTGAGGGCCATGTGACGATCATGGCCCCGCCGATACATACATTTCAGGCTTGCTGCCCACAAAAAGGAGTGATCTTCGTGAACAGCCCGAAAACTACCAACATGGGGAAAAATACCGACTTCGATGCGATCCGTATCCAGCTCGCTTCCCCTGAACGTATTCGCGAATGGTCCTTCGGCGAGGTTACCAAACCCGAAACCATAAATTACCGCTCGTTCAAGCCCGAGCGCGACGGCCTTTTCTGCGAACGCATTTTTGGCCCGGTCAAAGACTGGGAATGCCAGTGCGGCAAATACAAACGCATACGGTACCGCGGTGTGGTCTGCGACAGATGCGGTGTCGAAGTTACTCAGGCAAAAGTCAGACGTGAGCGGATGGGCCACATCGAACTCGCTGTTCCCGTTGTCCATATCTGGTTCCTGAAAAGCCTTCCTTCGCGTATTTCTTACCTCCTCGATGTCAGTGTCCGTAATATCGAGCGTGTTGTCTATTACGAAGCATATGTCATTCTCGATCCCGGCAACAGCGGTAAAAATATCTGTGATATCCTCACCGAGGAAGAGTACCTGGAACTCGAGGATCAGGGCTTCGAATTCACAGCCGAAATGGGTGCGGGAGCTATCAAGAAACTCCTCGCCGCGCTCGAAATCGGCGAACTTTCGGCCAACCTGCGCGCCCAGGTCAAAATCGAAACATCCGCGCAGCTCAAACAGGAAGCCCTCAAACGGCTCAAGGTTGTCGAGGCATTCCGTCAGTCGAATAACAGGCCCCAGTGGATGATCCTCGATGTCATTCCTGTCATCCCGCCTGACCTCAGACCGCTTGTTCCCCTCGAGGGGGGCAGATTCGCCACTTCGGACCTTAACGACCTGTACCGGAGGGTTATCAACCGGAACAACCGTCTTAAAAAGCTCATCGAGATCAAGGCGCCCGATGTAATTCTCAGAAATGAGAAACGCATGCTCCAGGAAGCTGTGGACGCTCTCTTCGATAACGGCAGACGGACACGCGCAGTCCGCGGCGACGGCAACCGTGCGCTCAAGTCACTTTCGGACCTCCTCAAGGGCAAGCAGGGTCGTTTCCGCCAGAATCTTCTCGGCAAGCGCGTCGATTATTCGGGACGATCGGTAATCGTTGTCGGCCCGGAACTCAAGATTCACCAGTGCGGCCTGCCGAAATCCATGGCCCTCGAGCTTTTCAAACCCTTTATCATCAGGAAACTCAATCAGCGCGATGACAAGACCACAATAAAGCATGCGAAAAAAATGGTCGAGCGCCAGTCACCCGAAGTATGGGATATTCTCGAGGAGCTTACGAAGGATCATTTCGTTCTTCTCAATCGCGCCCCAACTCTTCACCGTCTGGGTATTCAGGCGTTTCTGCCGGTGCTCATCGAGGGTAAAGCGCTCCAGCTTCACCCGCTTGTATGCGCGGCCTTCAACGCCGATTTCGACGGTGACCAGATAGCGGTTCATCTGCCCCTCTCGTTCGAGGCTCAGATCGAAGCGGGTGTTCTGATGCTCGCGAGCCATAATATCCTGTCGCCGGCATCCGGAAAGCCGATTGTGGTTGACAAACCCCAGTGTATAGCTCTCGGCTGCTATTATCTCACCAAAGTGTCGAGCGACACCCGCGGCGAAGGACGGCTGTTCTCCAACAGGGAAGAAGCTAAGCTCGCCTACGAGAACGGCCAGATAAAGCTCAATTCGAAGGTAAGTGTTCGTATAGAAGGAAGTATTTTCGAAACAACTGTCGGCAGGATCATTTTCAATGATAATCTGCCCCAGGGATTGCCGTTCGTCAATAAAACCATCGATGCAAAGGTCATGAAATCGATTGTGGGAGATTCATTCAGGAAGAACGGCCGGCGGATTACAGTTGAGTTCCTCGATAAACTGAAAGCGCTCGGTTTCAGATATGCCACCTACTCTGGCATTTCCATCGGTATGGAGGACGTGATTATACCCGATGAAAAGCACAGGCTCGTCGATGAGGCGAATTCCCGCGTTGATGAAATCCGCGAAAAGTATAATTCCGGTGTCATCAGCGACGGCGAACGCGCCAACCAGACAATCGACGAATGGAGCCATACCACTGCCCGTGTGGCGCAGACAGTTTTCGATGCCCTTCGTATAGCGGAGGACGGTTTCAATCCGCTCTATGTGATGGCCGATTCCGGCGCCCGTGGTTCGCAGGATCAGATCAAGCAGCTCGCCGGTATGCGCGGCCTGATGCAGAAACCCCAGAAGAAGATCACCGGAGGATACGGGGACTTTATCGAGACACCGATTACCGCGAATTTCCGCGAGGGTCTCAGCGTGCTCGAGTACTTTATTTCGACGCACGGTTCACGGAAAGGTCTTGCAGATACGGCGCTCAAGACCGCGGAAGCAGGCTACCTCACCCGAAGACTCGTTGATGTGGCGCAGGACTGCATCGTTATCGAGCATGACTGCGGAACGTTGAACGGAATTGAAATGACCGCTTTGAAGGAAGGCGAACAGATCGTCGAGCACCTCGGCGACCGTGTTTTCGGACGTATTCCTATCGAGGATATCATAGATCCCGAAACGGGGTCGGTCATCTGCCCTGCCGGGGAGCTTATCAACGAGGAAATGGTGCATCTCATCAATGAATCGACGCTCGATACGATCCTTATCAGGTCGGTGCTTACATGCGAATCGAGCCGCGGCATATGCGCCCTGTGTTACGGGCTCAATCTTGCCAAAGGAACGCTCGTATATATCGGAGAGGCTGTCGGTGTCGTTGCCGCCCAGTCGATCGGCGAGCCCGGTACACAGCTCACACTCCGGACGTTCCATATCGGCGGCGCGGGTACCCGTCTCACCGAACAGTCGGAAATCACGGTCAAGAAAGGCGGAAAGGTTCTATTTACGCAAAACCTCACTGCCGTTGACTACGATGATAACACCAGGGTAGTGACGAGCCGTAACGGTGAAATCAATATCGATGACAGCACGGGACGAATTATCAGCACCTACCAGGTGCCATACGGTTCACGGCTTCTGGTCAAGGATGGCGATATAATCGAAAACGGTGCCACGATATATGTGTGGGAACCGAACCATACGCTCATTGTGACCGATGTGGCCGGAACAACCCGTTTCGAAAATATTATCGAAGGTTCGACATTCCGTTATGAGGTCGATTCCGAAACGGGGCATCAACAGCGCTTTGTTATCGACCAGCGCAACAGGACGCTGACTCCTCATATCGATATTATCGGCAAGGACGACACCAGACTCCGTACTTACTACCTGTCCGTCGGCTCGCGAATCATGATCGAAGATGGTGAAAAAATCAGGGCTGGCGAGACACTGGCGATGATCCAGACCGAACGGTTCAAGACCCGTGACATCACAAGCGGTCTGCCCCGTGTTGCGGAGCTTTTTGAGGCCAGAAAGCCAAAAGATCCCGCGATTATTTCGGAGATCGACGGTATCGTGGAAATAGGCGGTCTGATCAGAGGTTCGCGCAAGGTTCTCGTCAAGGGCGAAAACGATTTTATTAC containing:
- the nusG gene encoding transcription termination/antitermination protein NusG, with the translated sequence MDWYVVHTLSGHENKVKTYIESQVPLSELHDHIGRVVVPTEDTVEMKDGKKRTSKRKFLPSYVLIEMEMNSDTQYFVNNVPGVTSFVGPGRRPERLKKSEVDRILGQIDSGKSREVPAMKFNTGDKVKVIDGPFSDFAGTIEETNPLKSKVKVTVSIFGRPTPVELDVLQIELLKSAK
- the rplK gene encoding 50S ribosomal protein L11, whose amino-acid sequence is MAKKEIATIKLQLPAGQANPSPPVGPALGAHGVNIMEFCKAYNAKTQQQTGTIIPVVITVYSDRSFTFVTKTPPASTLLVKAAKVPKGSSMPNRDKVGKVTLQQVREIAELKMKDLNASSVESAMEMVKGTARSMGILVE
- the rplA gene encoding 50S ribosomal protein L1; this translates as MKRGKTYKEAAVLVDRAVFYLLDDGIELLHKLPSAKFDETVECAIRLGVDPRHADQMVRSTVVLPHGTGRTVRVLVFTKGESEKEAKDAGADYVGAEDLAEKIQAGWVDFDVAIATPDMMKIVGRLGKVLGPRGIMPSPKSGTVTSDVAQAVHDAKAGKIEFRVDKAGNVQVPVGKKSFENNRLKDNIVALMDAIVRVKPASAKGTYVKSVTISSTMSPGIRIDKTALLQSLGS
- the rplJ gene encoding 50S ribosomal protein L10 codes for the protein MKKEEKQQVVEEFIGIFDKPGVYLMDFKGLNVAEITELRSRLRDANVSMKVVKNTLAKRALKSVGVAGLDSYLVGPTGVVWSKEDSVVPAKVLLDFLKKHDKGTIKAGLVDGTVVKDNEIVILSNLPSKHELYAKVASVLNAPIVKLAMVLNGIPVKFVRTVDALREKRANEV
- the rplL gene encoding 50S ribosomal protein L7/L12, encoding MAEDKIKKLVDQIGELTVIELSELVKAIEDKFGVEAAAPVMMAGAPAAGAGAEAAPAAEEKTEFDVMLTVIGEKKIQVIKVVRELTGLGLKEAKDLVEATPGKVLEGVDKAAAETAKTKLEEQGATVEVK
- the rpoB gene encoding DNA-directed RNA polymerase subunit beta, with translation MQDKNRIERLSFEKIQTVVDMPYLLDLQISSFNNFLQPDIAPSKRRDQGLQGVFKSIFPISDVHNTMILEYVDYSIGVPKYSIEECVERDMTFAAPLKATLRLITNEKQGGEQVVKDIISQQVFLGELPLMTRSGTFIINGAERVIVSQLHRSPGVFFGEETHPNGKLLFSARIIPYRGSWVEFSMDINDVMYAHIDRKRKFPATMLLRAFGYSTDASIYRLFFNTIKVPIGKVEESMICMEKIIDTGTGEVIVDEGELITSGHIETLKNMKVMQLDVLEYDRIKDATVLENTLSRDPSKNEEEALHRIYTLLRPGDPPNIDTARNLIERMFFNPKRYNLGDVGRYRMAHRLGTWGMKEEPTVLTRDDFIAIIKYMLGLCIEKEGHYTDDIDHLGNRRVRSVGELLGNQFNVGLSRLARTIKERMSLQNDEKKLTPHDLVNARTVSTVIASFFGSSQLSQFMDQINPLAELTHKRRLSALGPGGLTRERAGFEVRDVHHTHYGRVCPIETPEGPNIGLISYLATHARVNEFGFLETPYRKVRNGKVANLIEYLSADVEDKFTIAQANAPLNKDGSFVRNIIKARKRDDYPLVTPEEVDFIDVSPKQLVGVAASLIPFLEHDDANRALMGSNMQRQAVPLLRPQAPLVGTGMERKVAVDSGAMIISEDYGMVTAVSGDRIIVKRDEEEVTPETVFDTRDIDKVFNLTKFKRSNQDTCINQRALVRPGDRVEPGTILADGHATDNGDLALGANVLVAFLPWYGYNFEDAIVISEGLAKRDVFTSIHIEEFELQVRDTKRGTEELTKELPNVSEDAVKDLDENGVIRVGAEVKAGDILVGKVTPKGETELSPEERLLKAIFGEKAGDVRDASLKVPPGIEGVVIDTRVFSRKERDEKTRRRDKEMIERIKKDFQSKIAHIHELRTQEMTKILYSSKSGSNFVNTDTGEIFLEGGKTFTKKTLSVLDFDKIIPEGAWSTDDDVNERVEKTLSAAANELRILEEKMDREIEKIQRGDELSPGIAQLVKVRIARKRKVQVGDKMAGRHGNKGVVAKIVPDEDMPYLEDGTPVDIVLNPLGVPSRMNLGQILETHLGWAGSKLGKYFQSPVFDGATWDEIKEELKKAGLPLTGKTPVYDGRTGEAFDHDVTVGVIYILKLLHLVADKIHARSIGPYSLVTQQPLGGKAQFGGQRFGEMEVWALEAYGAAHILQEMITVKSDDVVGRSRIYEAVVKGENPPEPGVPESFNVLVKELQSLGLDVQLLKDGEVVM
- the rpoC gene encoding DNA-directed RNA polymerase subunit beta'; this encodes MGKNTDFDAIRIQLASPERIREWSFGEVTKPETINYRSFKPERDGLFCERIFGPVKDWECQCGKYKRIRYRGVVCDRCGVEVTQAKVRRERMGHIELAVPVVHIWFLKSLPSRISYLLDVSVRNIERVVYYEAYVILDPGNSGKNICDILTEEEYLELEDQGFEFTAEMGAGAIKKLLAALEIGELSANLRAQVKIETSAQLKQEALKRLKVVEAFRQSNNRPQWMILDVIPVIPPDLRPLVPLEGGRFATSDLNDLYRRVINRNNRLKKLIEIKAPDVILRNEKRMLQEAVDALFDNGRRTRAVRGDGNRALKSLSDLLKGKQGRFRQNLLGKRVDYSGRSVIVVGPELKIHQCGLPKSMALELFKPFIIRKLNQRDDKTTIKHAKKMVERQSPEVWDILEELTKDHFVLLNRAPTLHRLGIQAFLPVLIEGKALQLHPLVCAAFNADFDGDQIAVHLPLSFEAQIEAGVLMLASHNILSPASGKPIVVDKPQCIALGCYYLTKVSSDTRGEGRLFSNREEAKLAYENGQIKLNSKVSVRIEGSIFETTVGRIIFNDNLPQGLPFVNKTIDAKVMKSIVGDSFRKNGRRITVEFLDKLKALGFRYATYSGISIGMEDVIIPDEKHRLVDEANSRVDEIREKYNSGVISDGERANQTIDEWSHTTARVAQTVFDALRIAEDGFNPLYVMADSGARGSQDQIKQLAGMRGLMQKPQKKITGGYGDFIETPITANFREGLSVLEYFISTHGSRKGLADTALKTAEAGYLTRRLVDVAQDCIVIEHDCGTLNGIEMTALKEGEQIVEHLGDRVFGRIPIEDIIDPETGSVICPAGELINEEMVHLINESTLDTILIRSVLTCESSRGICALCYGLNLAKGTLVYIGEAVGVVAAQSIGEPGTQLTLRTFHIGGAGTRLTEQSEITVKKGGKVLFTQNLTAVDYDDNTRVVTSRNGEINIDDSTGRIISTYQVPYGSRLLVKDGDIIENGATIYVWEPNHTLIVTDVAGTTRFENIIEGSTFRYEVDSETGHQQRFVIDQRNRTLTPHIDIIGKDDTRLRTYYLSVGSRIMIEDGEKIRAGETLAMIQTERFKTRDITSGLPRVAELFEARKPKDPAIISEIDGIVEIGGLIRGSRKVLVKGENDFITEYLIPYGKHLLVFDGDRVVAGERLTEGSVNPHDILRINGIHRVQEYLLNEIQEVYRLQGVKINDKHIEIIVRQMLQKVQIVDPGDTPFLQGAQVDKFTFAIVNKKVIDEGGEPATFEPLLLGITKASLFTESFFSAASFQETTRVLTEAAIQGKIDELKGLKENVIIGHLIPAGTGIRRYRNIRMVAPEDEFDRFVQTEQPAEDISEAVTEDDIVSTEDD